From Acanthopagrus latus isolate v.2019 chromosome 22, fAcaLat1.1, whole genome shotgun sequence, the proteins below share one genomic window:
- the chga gene encoding chromogranin-A: MIGRGLLLLAILSSCVLSLPLTPSQLENEDVKVMKCIVEALADVLSRPHPAPVSQDCLVTLKTDDRLVSILRHHNFLKELQEIAVKGGQERAHLQRDAGSTDPMTQTPRTGADVPDRSMLEALGGPGERSILSQKRMTGDADREEEKDENLRDEESPEDDNIAEEVKTEDEERPGNHVSEAEKREDEEQEEKRVNSEESVENKKVSGSGESRDASRTKPKDKKLVEDDEEVKDKRSSFFPHKQEEKPEEEEDEGETKRGSRESLKRWTKRGKALPLKRKAVGKEAQELDSQQEVPHHSKEVLEEEEEEKKKKRVVQRSPEEKELQMIAKRGPEERRALEEEGSASRKSEEPEIESLAAIESELENVAQKLHELRRG; this comes from the exons ATGATCGGGAGAGGACTGCTCCTGCTGGCGATCCTGTCCAGCTGCG ttcTGTCATTGCCACTGACTCCGAGTCAGCTGGAGAATGAGGAcgtaaag GTGATGAAATGCATCGTGGAGGCGTTGGCAGATGTGCTGTCGAGGCCCCACCCCGCGCCTGTCAGTCAGGACTGTTTGGTCACACTGAAGACAG ATGACAGGCTTGTTTCTATCCTCCGCCATCACAACTTtctgaaggagctgcaggagatcGCTGTGAAAG GTGGTCAAGAGAGAgctcacctgcagagagacgcTGGTTCAACTGACCCGATGACACAAACTCCTCGGACTGGGGCCGATGTTCCTG ATCGATCCATGTTGGAGGCTTTAGGAGGCCCCGGTGAAAGATCCATCCTTTCCCAGAAGAGGATGACAGGAGATGCAGAtcgagaggaagaaaaggatgAGAACCTGAGGGATGAAGAGTCTCCAGAGGACGACAACATCGCTGAAGAGGTGAAGACGGAAGACGAAGAGAGGCCGGGGAATCACGTCTCTGAGGCTGAGaagagagaggacgaggagcaggaggagaagagagtgaaTTCAGAGGAAAGCGTGGAGAATAAGAAAG TGTCTGGATCCGGTGAAAGCAGAGATGCATCCAGAACCAAACCAAAAGACAAGAAGCTGGTTGAAGACGACGAAGAGGTGAAAGACAAGAGATCTTCATTTTTCCCACATAAACAAGAGGAGAAaccggaggaagaggaggatgaaggggaGACcaagagagggagcagggagagcCTAAAGCGATGGACCAAGAGGGGCAAGGCGCTGCCGCTGAAGAGGAAAGCAGTCGGAAAGGAGGCGCAGGAGCTTGACAGCCAGCAGGAAGTGCCACATCACTCGAAGGAGGtcctggaggaagaggaggaggagaagaagaagaaaagagttgTGCAGAGGAGTCCAGAGGAGAAGGAGCTTCAGATGATCGCCAAGAGGGGAccggaggagaggagagcgctggaggaagaggggagTGCCAGCCGGAAATCAGAG GAGCCGGAGATTGAGAGCCTGGCAGCCATCGAGTCGGAGCTGGAAAACGTTGCCCAGAAACTCCACGAGCTGCGgcgaggctga